ACCAACTCCGAACGGCGTATTTCCCACGTGCGGCGCGCCATCAGCGCACCGGGAGAAGCGCGGCCGGACTGGGCGATTACCGTGGATTTCGCTCAACGCCTGGAGCGTCGCCTGCGGCCAGGGCTGGGCAGCCTGTTTGCCTTTGAGCAACCTGCGCAGATTTTTGACGAGTTCAAGTTGCTGACGCGAAACCGCGATCTGGATATGTCCGGCATCAGCCATGCCGTGCTTGACCGACTCGGCCCGCAGCAGTGGCCGTTTCCCATGGGCGCGCAGGCCGGGACGCCACGGCTCTACGTCGACGGTATATTCCCCACCGAAAATGGCCGTGCGCAATTTGTCGCCGACCCTTATCGCGCCGCCAAGGAGCAGCGTGATGCGCGCTTTCCGCTGACCCTGATCACCGGCCGCCTGCGCGACCAGTGGCACGGCATGAGCCGCACCGGCACGGCAGCGCAGTTGTTCGGGCATGTCAGCGAGGCGCTGTTGAGCCTGCATCCGGACGAGTTGCGCCGTCACCGCTTCAAGGAGGGCGATCTGGTCACCCTGAAAAGTCGTCGAGGCCATGTGGTGGTGGCGGTCACCAGCGATGACAGCGTGCGTCCTGGCCAAGCGTTCCTGCCGATGCACTGGGGCGACCGTTTTCTCAAGGGCGGCGTCAACGTACTCACCCAGCCGGCGTTCGATCCGTTGTCCAAACAGCCTGAACTCAAGCACAGCGGTGTACGGCTGGAAGCGGTGCAACTGCCGTGGCAGCTGTTTGCGCTGATCGAGGGCGACGTGCAGCGACATGTCGAAGCCCTGCGTCCGCTCTGTGAGGGGTTTGCCTATGTCAGTCTGAGCCTGTGCGGCCGTGAGCGACCCGCGCTGCTGGTGCGCGCCGCCCATACCGAAGCACCCGACCTGACATTATTGAACCGCATCGACCAGCTGCTGGGGCTCAATGACGGCCCGGTAATGGCTTATGACGACCCGCGCCGCTCCATCGGTAAACGCGTGAAAATCGAGAAAGGCCGCATCACCGCGTTACGCCTGGCCGGCGAAACCCTCGCCCGTCATTGGCTGCAAAGCCTCTGGCTGGAAGGCCGTGCCGACGATCAACTGCGCCGCTGGCTGTTGGCGCCTTTGAGCGCGCCACCGGGAGGCGCGGCAGCCGGCAACAAGGTGCTGTGCAATTGCAAGAACGTCAGCGAAAGCGCGGTGTGCGCCGGGATTGCCCGAGGCCTCGACCTGAACGGACTCAAACAAGAACTGGAATGCGGCACGCAATGCGGTTCCTGCGTGCCCGAAATCAAACGTCTTTTGGCCGCCAGCACGCAGCCAATCGCAATCAGTGTGTGAGGCAAAAACATGAGCGCAAAAGTTTGGCTGGTAGGCGCAGGGCCCGGTGATCCGGAGTTGCTCACCCTTAAAGCGGTAAGGGCGCTGCATGAAGCGGATGTGGTGCTGATCGACGATCTGGTCAACCCGGCAGTGCTGGAGCACTGTGCCGATGCGCGGGTGATCACCGTGGGCAAGCGCGGCGGCTGTCGCTCCACACCGCAAGAGTTCATTCACCGGCTGATGCTGCGCTACGCGCGCCAGGGCAAATGCGTGGTGCGCCTTAAAGGCGGTGACCCGTGCATCTTCGGTCGGGGTGGCGAGGAAGCAACGTGGCTGCGCGAGCATGGAGTCGAGGTGGAGTTGGTCAATGGAATCACTTCAGGGCTGGCTGGAGCGACGAATTGCGACATCCCGTTGACGTTGCGCGGTGTGAGCCGTGGCGTGACGCTGGTCACGGCGCATACCCAGGACGACAGCAGCCTGAACTGGCGCGCACTGGCTGAGGGCGGAACGACACTGGTGGTGTACATGGGCGTAGCCAAGCTGGAAGAGATACGCGAACAGTTGCTGGAGGGTGGCATGGCTGCAAATATGCCGGTGGCGATGATCGAAAATGCGTCGTTGCCCGAGCAGCGCGAATGCCGTAGCGACCTCGCCTCGATGCATGAAGATGCGCAGACTTTTGCGCTCAAGAGCCCGGCGATCCTGGTGATTGGCCGTGTCGCCAGCACAGCGCAGGTGGCCTGCGTCGCGGCGGCGGCCAGCGCCTGAGGTAAATCGCAGGCGAAAAAAAGCCCGGCCTAAGCCGGGCTTTTTTGTGAAGCTCGGCTAATTACTTAGCTTGAGCTTCTACCGCTGCTTCTACGCGACGGTTAACAGCACGACCAGCTTCAGTTGCGTTGTCAGCAACTGGACGGGATTCGCCGTAACCTACGGAAGTGATGCGGCTAGGAGCTACGCCATCTTTAACCAGGACTTGCTTAACAGCGTCAGCACGACGCTGGGACAGCTTCTGGTTGTAAGCGTCTGGACCTACGGAGTCAGTGTGACCAGCAACTTCTACGTTGGTGTCTGGGTACTGAGCCATGAAGTCGGCCAGGTTTTTAACGTCGCCGTAGCTGTTAGGCTTAACAACGGCCTTGTCGAAGTCGAACTTAACGTCCAGCTCAACACGAACAACCTGAGCAACCGGAGCTTCTGGCTCTGGAACTGGCTCTGGAGCTGGTGCTGGGGTAGGAGCTGGAGCAGCTGCGCCAGCGTTACCGCCGAAGTTCACACCCAGGCCGACCAGTGCGGAGTAGTCCCACTTGCCGTTGTCCAGACCGTAGTCAGCTTCAACACCAGCACGAGCGTACAGGTTGTTGGTGAAGTAGTACTTCACGCCGGTACCGATGGTAGCGAAAGTAGTCTGATCGCGACCGCTGTGACCGTCAGCTTGCACGTTGGTACGGCTCTGGTGGCCGAAACCGCCTTCAACGTATGGACGCAGGCTGTCAACGCCAGCTTGACCGAAGTGATATTGGGCAACCAGGCTGCCGGTATCACCTTTGATTTTCTGGCTACCAGTACCGTCGTTCGAACGGGTGTGGTTAGTCTTGTCGTAGGACAGGTTCAAGGACAGGTCGTCGGTCAAGAAGTAACCGATGCGAGCGCCAGGATTGAAGCCGTCTTCGATGTGCTTGACGCTATCGTTGTACTGCTTCTTGTAGAACAGCTCGCCTTCAACTGCGCCTTGGCCTTGTGCCAGAACGCCGAAAGAAGTAGCGGCAATAAGAGAACCAATGGCCAAGCCCAAGGTGTTTTTCAGTTTCATCCGTTAAATCCCCATCTGGTGATTGTAAAGCAGTCCCACAAACCGGGGGACAACTCGGCGACAAGTCTAACAGAACTTGCCTACACGTAAGAGATATTTGCTACGCACTAAGTTTCAGTCTCGCTCGCAAATTTCTCACGTAATTTATCAAGAGCACGTTTGTAACGCATTTTTGTAGCACTCAACCCCATATGCATGATGTCAGCGATCTCCTGAAATTCCAATTCTGCGACGAAACGTAGCACCAGAATTTCACGGTCAATCGGGTTCACATGCACCAGCCAGCGATCGAGTCCGCCCTTTTCCTCGGGTGTCGGCGCCTTCTCTTCAGACGCTTCCTCAAGGGGGTCCAGACTCAAGGCGTCCATCAAGCGACGCTTTCGCCGTTCCTTCCGATACTGCGTGATGCACTCGTTGTACGTGATGCTGTAGAGCCAGGTCTTGAACTTCGATTTGCCTTCGAAGTTCTTGAGGCCGTACAGCACCTTGAGCATCACTTCCTGACAGACATCGTCCGCATCTCTATCGTTCCCCAAATACCTTGAACAAACGTTGAACAGAGTGCGTTGATACCTGCGCATTAATTCTTCGTACGCGCGTGTTACGTGAAACAGCTCCGTGTGCGAACGCGCGACCAGCTCCTCATCAGAGAGCTCACGGGGGTCATAGCGCGTGGACAGCGTTTGGGCTTTATTCAAAACAAGTCGTGCCGGCAGTCGGGTCAATGTCCGCTGCAACCCGGTAAGCCGGGTTTGCGGCGGCGTACATTAGCAGGGTTTGCCGGATTAGCGGCTACTGACCTGCTGCTCCAGGAGAATCCGGTTCGACAGCGACACCAGTTCTCCCTCATCGGTCAGCACTGTCGTCTTGACTGTGCCGATCTCCTCGATTTGCCCTTCGACCTCGCCCACACGCACCTGTTGCCCAACCTGATACAACTCACGCACATAGATTCCCGCAAGAATCTGACCGGCAATTTCCCGGCTTCCGAGGCCCATGGCCAGTGCAACGGCCAGACCAACGGTAATCAAAACGATCACAATAACGTGGTTCAGCAGGTCAGTCTTGACCTCCAACTGACTGATCGCGACCGAAATACTGATGATGATCACCAGTCCCTGGGCAATTCGCCCCAGACCTGCCGCATAGTCCAGCCCGACGCCTTCGGCGGCTCCGCGCACCAGGCCGTTGGCCAACTGAGCGAGCAAAACACCGACCAGCAACACCAGCGCGCCGCCGAAAACCTTCGGCAAATACAGTGCCAGCATGTCGAGCGTAGCTGAAACTCGCTCAAGTCCAAGGGACTGAGCCGCAGAAACCAGAAAAATAAGTAGAACGAACCAATAGACGATCTTGCCGACCAGGGTAGAAATCGGCACTTGCAGCCCTGCGCGGCCCAGCAGCTTGGTCAGACCGGTGCCGGCCATCAGGCGATCCAGCCCGAGTTTGGCAAGCAATTTGGACAGCAGGGTGTCGAGCAGCTTGGCCACGACAAAGCCCAGCAATACCAGGACCAGGGCACCAAACAGGTTGGGAATGAAATTCGCCACCTTGGTCCACAATGCGGTCATCGCGGTGACCAGGCTCTGGGTCCAGAGATCAAGTTCCATATTCAATCAGCCTTATCAGCAGTGCGAGCAAGAGGTTTTCTACGGGAAACCGGTGATACGTGGGCCGAACCGTTGTTCAGGGCCATCATCAACGCCGGCACCCAACGCCCGAGCAGCCCGAACAGGTCACCGGCCCCAACCTGACGGTTGGCGGTTTTCAGTACGCGGCCCAGGCAAGCGTCGTCATCACGGTTGGATGGCGAAGCATTGAGCATGTCACGCAAAGACTGTTCGAACGGATCGTGCATAAGAGACCTCTCGCAAGTGATTTAAAAGACGAGGGTAAAATTCATCGGGTCACATCAACCCTTTCCTACGTTCAGCTCATATTCAGTTCAAACCCAGCGCAATCGCCGAAACAGCCACCATTGACCCAGGGCTACCGAGACCATCAGCAGGCAGGCAATCATGAATCCGTAGGGGCTGCTGGAAAACGGTATCCCCCCTACATTGATGCCCAGCAAACCAGTCAGAAAACTCATTGGCAAGAAGATGCCGGTGATGATCCCGAAGCGGTACATCGTGCGGTTCATGCGCAGGCTCAAGCGCCGGTCTTCGGCCTCAAGTACAAGCCCCACGCGCTCCCGAGCCAATTCCAGTTCTTCCAGGTAACGGGTCAGGCTGTTGTGCAACTCGTTCCAATAGTCAGCGTCGTCGTCACAGAACCACGCCAACTTGATGCGCGTCAGCTGCGCAAAAATATCCCGTTGCGGTGCCAGAAAACGCTTGAGCCCAGCCGCACGCCGACGGATCTGCAAGACACTGCCGTGCTCAGGCGTATACCGTTCGTCGGCATCGAGTTTTTCTTCCTCGGAATCGACGATTTCAGACAGCCCGGTGACCAGATCCTGCACTTTGTTGGTCAGGTACTGCGCCATATAAAGGATGAGTTCAGACGCGGTTCTGGGGCCCTTACCCTCTGCCAACTGCACCAGCAGCTCATCGGTGGCCCGTAACGGGCGCAAACGCAAGGAGATCACACGATTGGCCGCGGCGAATATGCGTACCGAAACCATGTCTTCCGGTTCCGCGCCGGGGTTGAGATTGATCCCGCGCAGAAACAGCAGCAGTTCGGCATCCGGCAACGGCAACAGCCGCGGGCGGGTGTTTTCTTCCAGCAGCAGGTCACAGGCAAATTCGCTCAAGCCGCTGGATGTGCGCAGCCAGGTCTGGGTTTGCGGATGGCTGCGGTCCCAATGCAGCCACAGGCTTTCCTGGGGTTGCAGTTGCAACTCGTCAAGCTCAGTCCGGGCAATCGAACGCGCACCGCCTTTACCGTCCAGTACCAGGGCATGCACCAGCCCCCACTGCGCGTTGTCTTCCTCGAACATCCTCACCCCTTTCGGCTACCGCGTTTTATTCAGGCATTTTCAGTGGGCTGGGCGAGACGATTACACCGTTGTTATCGGCATACACGTACTCCCCCGGGCGGAACGTCACGCCTGCAAAGGTGACCACCACGTTCAGGTCACCCAGGCCACGCTTGTCGGTTTTCATCGGGTGCGAAGCCAGGGCCTGCACGCCCAGGTCAGTCTGGGCGATCACGTCGACATCGCGGATGCAACCGTAGATCACCATGCCTTCCCAGCCATTTTTTGCGGCTTTCTCGGCGATCAGGTCGCCCAGCAGCGCGCGGCGCAGCGAACCACCGCCATCGACCACCAGCACCTTACCGGCGCCCGGCTGTTCGGCCTGCTGCTTGACCAGCGAGTTATCCTCGAAGCATTTGATGGTGACAATTTCGCCGCCAAAGGAGTCTCGGCCACCGAAGTTGCTGAACATCGGCTCGACCACCTGTACCAGTTCCGGGTACGCATCGCACAGGTCGGGGGTCACGTAATGGTTCATCGGGAAACTCCTGTCGTCAAAGAAGAGGTCGAACATCCCACGGTGTACTTCAGAAAACGTCTTGCAACCGGCATTTTTTAAAGGCTGGGCCAGTGACGGCGGCCATGATCAGACCCACGCCAGCGTAACGCAACAGCCGTTAAGCGACTGAATATGACCAGAAGCGCCCGAGGCGTCATATCTTAGCCGCAACCACTTCAGAGTGAAACGCCCTCTGCAGAGCGCCTCGCTAAACTTCAGCGACCGCCTCAGGCCGAGTGCCGAACAAAGGTGTCAGCGGGTCTTTCAACCAGCGCTCCACCAATGGCCACACTTGGGCCTGTGCGGCCTTGCTGACCAGCATTTGTACATGCCCGAAGTCATCGGTAAACCCCTGCCGACGCCCCAGGCACAGGTACTGGCGATGCTCGCTGCCGACTTGCTCGAACAACTTGCGACACGCCCAGTCCGGATCTTGCTGGTCGCCCGCCGCGCTGACCGCCAATAACGGCACGTCGACGTCCGCCAGGCCTTTCCACCAATCGCACTCGGCATCGCCAAAGCGGCCAAACAGGCCATTCCAACGCATCGCTTCAATCATCACACCGGCCGGCTCGTCCTCAGGGCCACGCTTGAAGCGCGGGCCGGACAGCTGACCCAGGCGCTTGAGAATAAATCGACCGCCCCACTCCACCGGTGGCAGTTTCAACGGCCAATGGGTGCGGCTGACCTGACATCCGAACAACGCCACCGACGCCACTGACTGCGCGTTCAGATGTTGCCCACCCAGCGCTGCAGCCAGCGTCGTGGCGCCGAGGGAATGGCCGATCCAATGCGCAACCTGTCCGCTTTGCTCACGGACAAACGCGCCAATGGCTGGCAAATCGTAGCGTGCGTAATCGGCGACACGGTTGCGGGCGTAGTCATGGTTGCGCTTGGACAGACCATGGCCGCGCATTTCCGGGATCCAGACATCAAATCCACGGCGTGCCAGATGAGCCCCCAGCCCGATGCCCTTGGGCGAATACCAGAAGCGTCGATTGGAAAAACTGCCGTGCACAAATATAACCGGCGTGCCCCGGTTTTCCGGGCCATCGGCCAGGCCCAGCCGGGTAACCGCCAGCTCGACGGTGCCGTCGGGGCTGTTACCGGGCTTGAGGCGGTACACATCTTCACTCAGGTCGCCACGACGTTCAGCGCTGATCAGGGCGACAGGAAACAGGTTGCTGCTGCTTTGCATAAGGTTCTTGCACAAAAAAGGGCGGCGTCCGGTAGGAATTCCGCCCTGTACAGATAAGAATGCCGGTCACCCTCAAGGAGTGACCGGCACTTTTGACGTAGCGACGTTAAGCCGACGCTTGGCCTTCGGCGAGGAAGAACCAGGTTTCGAGCACGGAATCGGGGTTCAGCGAGACGCTTTCGATACCCTGCTCCATCAGCCATTTAGCCAGGTCCGGGTGGTCGGAAGGGCCTTGGCCGCAGATACCGATGTACTTGCCGGCCTTGTTGCAGGCCTGGATGGCGTTGGCCAGCAGCTTCTTGACTGCGGGATTTCGCTCGTCGAACAGGTGAGCGATGATTCCGGAGTCGCGGTCCAGGCCCAGGGTCAACTGGGTCAGGTCGTTGGAGCCGATGGAGAAACCATCGAAGAATTCCAGGAACTCTTCGGCCAGGATGGCGTTGGACGGCAGCTCGCACATCATGATGACCCGCAGGCCGTTCTCGCCGCGCGTCAAACCGTTTTCAGCCAGCAGGTCGACTACCTGGCTCGCCTCACCCAGGGTACGCACGAACGGCACCATGATTTCGACGTTGGTCAGCCCCATCTCGTTGCGCACGCGCTTGAGGGCGCGGCATTCGAGTTCGAAGCAGTCACGGAACGCTTCGCTGATGTAACGCGAGGCGCCACGGAAACCCAGCATCGGGTTTTCTTCTTCCGGCTCGTAGAGCTTGCCGCCGATCAGGTTGGCGTATTCATTGGACTTGAAGTCCGACAGCCGCACGATGACCTTCTTCGGGTAAAACGCCGCCGCCAGGGTGCTGATGCCTTCCACCAGCTTCTCGACGTAGAAGCCCACCGGGTCGTTGTAGCCGGCGATGCGTTTGTCGACGCTTTCCTTGATGTCCAGCGGCAGGCCGTCGTAGTTCAGCAGGGCCTTGGGGTGCACGCCGATCATGCGGTTGATGATGAACTCCAGGCGGGCCAGGCCCACACCGGCGTTCGGCAATTGCGCGAAGTCAAAGGCGCGGTCCGGGTTGCCGACGTTCATCATGATCTTGAACGGCAGGTCAGGCATGGCGTCGATGGAGTTCTGCTTGATGTCGAAACCCAGCTCGCCTTCGAAGATGAACCCGGTATCGCCTTCGGCACAGGACACGGTTACACCCTGGCCGTCCTTGAGCAACTGCGTGGCGTTGCCGCAACCGACGACCGCGGGAATCCCCAGCTCACGGGCGATGATCGCCGCGTGGCACGTGCGCCCGCCACGGTTGGTAACGATGGCGCTGGCGCGCTTCATCACCGGTTCCCAGTCCGGGTCGGTCATGTCGGAAACCAGCACGTCGCCTGGCTGGACTTTGTCCATTTCGGACACGTCCTTGATGATGCGTACCTTGCCGGCGCCGATGCGCTGGCCGATGGCACGGCCTTCCACCAGCACAGTGCCGGTTTCCTTGAGCAGGTAACGCTCCATGACGTTGGCCGAGGTGCGGCTCTTCACGGTTTCGGGGCGGGCCTGCACGATGTACAGCTTGCCGTCGTCACCGTCCTTGGCCCACTCGATGTCCATCGGGCACTTGTAGTGCTTCTCGATGATCATCGCTTGTTTGGCCAATTCGCTGACTTCAGCGTCGGTCAGGCAGAAACGCGCACGTTCGGCCTTGTCGACCTCAACGGTCTTGACGGAACGACCGGCCTTGGCCTCGTCGCCGTAGATCATCTTGATTGCCTTGCTGCCCAGGTTGCGGCGCAGGATGGCCGGGCGACCGGCCTCAAGGGTGTGCTTGTGCACGTAGAATTCGTCCGGGTTCACCGCGCCTTGTACGACGGTTTCGCCCAGGCCGTAGGCGCCAGTGATAAACACCACGTCACGGAAGCCCGATTCGGTATCCAGGGTGAACATCACGCCGGCGGTGCCGGTTTCCGAACGCACCATGCGCTGCACACCGGCAGACAAGGCCACCAGCTTGTGGTCGAAACCCTGGTGCACGCGGTAGGAAATGGCGCGGTCGTTGAACAGCGAGGCAAACACTTCCTTGGCCGCGCGGATCACGTTTTCCACGCCGCGGATATTAAGGAAGGTCTCTTGCTGGCCGGCGAAAGAGGCATCCGGCAAGTCTTCGGCGGTGGCCGAGGAGCGCACGGCGACGGCCATATCCGGGTTACCGGCGGACAACGTGGCGAAGGCGGTGCGGATTTCTTCGTTGAGCTTCTCGGGGAACTCGGCTTCCATGATCCATTGACGGATCTGGGCGCCGGTCCGGGCCAGGGCATTGACGTCGTCGACGTCCAGGGCGTCCAGCGCGGCGTGGATCTGGGCGTTGAGGCCGCTCAGCTCGAGGAAATCGCGGTAAGCCTGGGCCGTGGTGGCAAAACCACCCGGCACCGAAACACCAGCGCCTGCAAGATTACTGATCATCTCGCCGAGGGATGCGTTCTTGCCCCCCACATGCTCTACATCATGGACGCCGAGCTTATCGAGGGAAACTACGTACTCTACCAAGGTGATCTCTCCACTTTCTGTGTTGGAAAAGCTCAGGACGCGGGTTGCTCAGCAAGAGCAAACGCCAGCGCTTGTGGCCTGGACCTGGAAAATAAGTGAGAATGCGGCCCACTGCGGGACGGCAAAATCGCGCCTATCATATCCAAGATTCGCCATCAGCTTAAGGCCCAGGGTTCAAATGAAACGATCTGCTTTCTTTATTTCCGATGGCACCGGCATCACGGCCGAAACACTGGGCCAGAGCCTGCTCGCGCAGTTCGAAAACATTACCTTCGCCAAATTCACGCGGCCTTATATAGACAGCGTGGATAAAGCGCGGGCCATGGTACAACAAATCAATCTGGCGGCCGAAAAAGACGGCTTTCGCCCGATCATTTTCGACACCATCGTCAATCAGGATATTCGTGAGATTCTCGCGACGTCGAATGGTTTCATGATCGACATCTTCTCCACGTTCCTGGCGCCATTGGAACAGGAGCTGAGCGAACATTCCTCTTACTCCGTCGGAAAGTCCCACTCCATTGGTCATAACTCCAACTACATGGAGCGTATCGAGGCGGTGAACTTCGCCCTCGACAACGACGACGGCGCCCGCACGCACTACTACGACAAGGCCGACCTGATCCTGGTCGGCGTGTCGCGCTGCGGCAAGACGCCAACCTGTCTGTACATGGCCATGCAATTCGGCATCCGCGCGGCCAACTACCCGTTGACCGAAGACGACATGGAACACCTCACGCTGCCAGCCGCCCTGCGCGCGCATTCGCACAAGCTGTTCGGCCTGACCATCGACCCGGACCGGCTCACTGCGATCCGCAATGAACGCAAGCCCAACAGCCGTTATTCCAGTTACGCCCAGTGCGAGTTCGAAGTGCGCGAAGTGGAAAACCTGTTCCGTCGCGAGAATATTGCGCACATCAATTCCACGCATTTTTCGGTGGAAGAGATTTCGGCGAAGATTCTGGTGGAGAAAGGCGTGGAGCGGCGTTTTAAGTGAAGCAGCTGCAAGCTTCAAGCTTTAAGCATCAAGCCACTCGGCTCCTGTCTTGTAGCTTGTAGCTTGTAGCTTGTAGCTCACAGGTGAAACCTGCCGCCCCCCTGCCCCAGCGCCGTCGCCAGCGCATCGAAGCCTTCACGCAACAGTTGGTCATCCCCCGAGGTATTGCAGATACTCGCCCGGATAAACTGCGGCACCGCCGTCTGCCCCACGGCAAACGCCTCGGCGGTGGCGATCAGGTAATTGTTCTGCTTGAGTTCCGCCTCGATTTCCGACGCGCGCCATGGCTCCGGGACTTCGATCCAGAAGTGTGGGCTATTGAGGTGGGTACGGTAGGCCAGGCCAGTCAGCAAGCCTTCGACCAACGCCTTGCGCCGACTGATCTCGTTGATCTGCTGGCGCAGCAGGTATTGCGCCGTGCCGTTTTCGATCCACTGGGTCGCAAGCTCCAGGGTCACCGGGGTGGCCATCCAGCAGGTCGAGCGCAACGCCGCGGAAATACGACTGACCAGCGCCGGCGGTGCATGCACATAACCGACCCGCAGCCCAGCCGACACCGCTTTGCTCAGGCTGCTGATCAAAATCGTGCGCTCGGGCGCAAAGGCGCTCAGCGGTGGTGGGCGGTCTTCTACCAATACACCGTGGGCTTCGTCCTCAAGTATCAGCAGATTGTGCTCGCGACAGACTTTGACCAAAGCTTCTCGACGCGCCACCGATAACACCGCCGTTGTAGGGTTCTGGATAGTCGGCGTGCAGTACAGCGCCGAAATCCGGTGGTTTCGACAGACTTCATCCAGCGCGCCCGGCAGCACGCCTTCTTCATCCATCTCCAACCCGATCAGCCGTACACCCAGCATGCGCGCGGCGGTGATCAGCCCCGGGTAAGTCAATTGTTCGGTGACCACCGTGTCGCCGGCACGCAGCAACGCCATCATCGCGCAGAGCAAGCCGTGCTGACCGCCATTGACGCAGATGACCTGCTCGGGGATCGGATGGAAGTCGCGCTGCACCAGCCATTGCGCACCGGCCTCACGGTAGCGCGGCAGGCCTGCATCCGGGGTGTAGGCGCTGATGTCCTGGAGAAATTTGCCGTTGGTCGACAAGGTCTGGAAGCTCTGGGCCAGAAACACCGTTTCCTGCCCGGGGATATGCATGTTGCGGCTCATATCGAAGTACTGGCGTGGCTCCTCGCTGAAATTGCGAAAGCCTTCATCCCGCTGGCGCTCCATCCCACGCTTGCGCACGAACGTGCCGTCACCCACACGCGCCACCACCAACCCTAGCCGCTCCAGCTCACCGTAGGCGCGGCTGATGGTGCCGATAGTGACACCCAGATTGTCGGAAAGCACCCGATGGGGCGGCAGTTTTCTTCCCGGTTCAATCGTGCCTTCGAGGATGCCCCTTTCCATGACATCGGACAGGCGCTTGTACTTCACGCCCTGACCGCTGGACAACCCCTCACGCATAATTGACACCATGTCAATATTTGTTTTGACAGTCATCATTCGCCCTAATAGTGTGCTTTTGCGGGTTCAATCACCGGATTGAATCACTTATAACAAGTTCAATATAGAGTTCAATTCCGGCTCAGGGAAGCAATAAACGATGCCAATGTCCGCCGTTCTTGAAAACAGCGCAAAAACCAAAACCCAGAAACAATGGCTGGCCGGCTTGATTACCAGCCTCATGTTCCTGATCGTGTGCCTGAGCTGGGGCACGACCTGGCTGGGTATCAAGATCGCAGTGGAAAGCGTGCCGCCATTGACCTCCGCCGGCCTGCGCTTTCTGATCGCATTCCCACTGTTTTTGTGTTTTGCCCTGGTGCGCCGCGAGCCGATCCTGTTTCCGCGGGAAAGCCGCTGGTTCTTCGTGTTCGTGACCCTGTCCTACTTCAGCGTTCCCTACTACCTGCTCAATTACGGCGAGATGCACGTCTCGTCAGGCCTGACCGCCCTGCTCTTCAGCTGCATGCCGGTGTTCATCCTGATCTTCTCCGCGCTGTTTCTGCGTGAGCGTATCTACTTCTCCCAGGTGGTCGGCATCGGTATCGGTTTCGGCAGCCTCTACATGATCATCAAAAGCCAGGGGCTGCACCTGGACCATGCCGAGTTCTTCGGCGTATTGGCGATTCTGACCGCCGCGATCATGCACGCCCTGTGCTACGTGATTACCAAGCAAAAAGGCAGCGCCATCAGCGTCATCACCTACAACACCCTGCCCATCGGCATTGCCGGGCTGATGCTGTTCGTGGCCGGCCTGTGGTTTGAGACCCCGACGTTCGACGACATCACCCTGCGCTCCTGGAGTGCGCTGTTCTACCTCGGGCTGGTGGCGTCG
This region of Pseudomonas sp. MUP55 genomic DNA includes:
- a CDS encoding PLP-dependent aminotransferase family protein, which codes for MTVKTNIDMVSIMREGLSSGQGVKYKRLSDVMERGILEGTIEPGRKLPPHRVLSDNLGVTIGTISRAYGELERLGLVVARVGDGTFVRKRGMERQRDEGFRNFSEEPRQYFDMSRNMHIPGQETVFLAQSFQTLSTNGKFLQDISAYTPDAGLPRYREAGAQWLVQRDFHPIPEQVICVNGGQHGLLCAMMALLRAGDTVVTEQLTYPGLITAARMLGVRLIGLEMDEEGVLPGALDEVCRNHRISALYCTPTIQNPTTAVLSVARREALVKVCREHNLLILEDEAHGVLVEDRPPPLSAFAPERTILISSLSKAVSAGLRVGYVHAPPALVSRISAALRSTCWMATPVTLELATQWIENGTAQYLLRQQINEISRRKALVEGLLTGLAYRTHLNSPHFWIEVPEPWRASEIEAELKQNNYLIATAEAFAVGQTAVPQFIRASICNTSGDDQLLREGFDALATALGQGGGRFHL
- a CDS encoding pyruvate, water dikinase regulatory protein, with translation MKRSAFFISDGTGITAETLGQSLLAQFENITFAKFTRPYIDSVDKARAMVQQINLAAEKDGFRPIIFDTIVNQDIREILATSNGFMIDIFSTFLAPLEQELSEHSSYSVGKSHSIGHNSNYMERIEAVNFALDNDDGARTHYYDKADLILVGVSRCGKTPTCLYMAMQFGIRAANYPLTEDDMEHLTLPAALRAHSHKLFGLTIDPDRLTAIRNERKPNSRYSSYAQCEFEVREVENLFRRENIAHINSTHFSVEEISAKILVEKGVERRFK
- a CDS encoding DMT family transporter, with product MFLIVCLSWGTTWLGIKIAVESVPPLTSAGLRFLIAFPLFLCFALVRREPILFPRESRWFFVFVTLSYFSVPYYLLNYGEMHVSSGLTALLFSCMPVFILIFSALFLRERIYFSQVVGIGIGFGSLYMIIKSQGLHLDHAEFFGVLAILTAAIMHALCYVITKQKGSAISVITYNTLPIGIAGLMLFVAGLWFETPTFDDITLRSWSALFYLGLVASVGGFIVYFMLLKRLSPIILSFVFIIFPVFAVIIGAWYEGVEISRDLMLYSAILLAGFAITKLPIEKLLAKKN
- the ppsA gene encoding phosphoenolpyruvate synthase, translating into MVEYVVSLDKLGVHDVEHVGGKNASLGEMISNLAGAGVSVPGGFATTAQAYRDFLELSGLNAQIHAALDALDVDDVNALARTGAQIRQWIMEAEFPEKLNEEIRTAFATLSAGNPDMAVAVRSSATAEDLPDASFAGQQETFLNIRGVENVIRAAKEVFASLFNDRAISYRVHQGFDHKLVALSAGVQRMVRSETGTAGVMFTLDTESGFRDVVFITGAYGLGETVVQGAVNPDEFYVHKHTLEAGRPAILRRNLGSKAIKMIYGDEAKAGRSVKTVEVDKAERARFCLTDAEVSELAKQAMIIEKHYKCPMDIEWAKDGDDGKLYIVQARPETVKSRTSANVMERYLLKETGTVLVEGRAIGQRIGAGKVRIIKDVSEMDKVQPGDVLVSDMTDPDWEPVMKRASAIVTNRGGRTCHAAIIARELGIPAVVGCGNATQLLKDGQGVTVSCAEGDTGFIFEGELGFDIKQNSIDAMPDLPFKIMMNVGNPDRAFDFAQLPNAGVGLARLEFIINRMIGVHPKALLNYDGLPLDIKESVDKRIAGYNDPVGFYVEKLVEGISTLAAAFYPKKVIVRLSDFKSNEYANLIGGKLYEPEEENPMLGFRGASRYISEAFRDCFELECRALKRVRNEMGLTNVEIMVPFVRTLGEASQVVDLLAENGLTRGENGLRVIMMCELPSNAILAEEFLEFFDGFSIGSNDLTQLTLGLDRDSGIIAHLFDERNPAVKKLLANAIQACNKAGKYIGICGQGPSDHPDLAKWLMEQGIESVSLNPDSVLETWFFLAEGQASA